Proteins encoded in a region of the Drosophila sechellia strain sech25 chromosome 2L, ASM438219v1, whole genome shotgun sequence genome:
- the LOC6612109 gene encoding uncharacterized protein LOC6612109, whose translation MSDKDKKDEPEQLDDDSSDDDANQTDARDQYSNPTISASPSILRHPNAPRPDISSAPSVVIALPSSETVVATEETPEERLRRRMRFLELRREHYNYVSHSEQCNMADTEDEDHAESHPKYEENCKPK comes from the coding sequence ATGTCTGACAAGGATAAAAAAGATGAACCGGAACAGTTGGATGATGATTCCAGTGACGACGATGCCAACCAGACCGATGCTAGAGATCAGTATTCCAATCCTACCATCAGTGCATCACCCTCGATTCTGCGACACCCTAACGCTCCCCGGCCTGATATTTCGAGTGCCCCCTCGGTGGTCATTGCGTTGCCAAGTAGCGAGACGGTCGTCGCGACCGAGGAAACACCGGAGGAGCGACTCCGGCGAAGGATGAGGTTTCTCGAGTTGCGGCGTGAGCACTACAACTACGTCAGTCACAGCGAGCAATGCAACATGGCGGACACGGAGGATGAAGATCACGCGGAGAGTCACCCAAAGTATGAAGAGAATTGCAAGCCCAAATAG